In Lycium barbarum isolate Lr01 chromosome 9, ASM1917538v2, whole genome shotgun sequence, the DNA window gctttttggatgattttctaAAAATATAGTGTATGTTCGTTATGGGATAGTATGGATGGAGAAAAACAAGAAAGCTTTAGAAGCGAAAGAGCTTAATTAATGGCCTCATGTGTTTTAGTGAATGCAACCTTGAAGTTACTATCTGCATAGATGACTGGGTGTCTTTCGTATAAgtttttgtttttctctttttgtgTTTACAGTATCGAAAAGATAATGGATATAGTTGCATAAATGTTCATCGGCTATGTATTTGACTCTGAGCTTTTTCAAAAAAATTTTAACAAGATTTTCAGGTTTTCTGTAAGTTAGATTTTTTATTTGTATGTTCGTATTGGATATAGTATATATGGATGGAGAGTAGTATGAGAGATTTTGAAGCAAACGAGCTTAATTTCTTACATATGAAGAACTAGCCTCATGATTTAATGTCTTTTTTATGCACTCATGATGTTACTATGTGTATAGAAGATTGGATGTCTTTCGTATAGAATTATATCTTCTTGTAGATTCTCTATTTTGTTGTATATACCTCTTGTATACCAGAGCTTTCCTATAGTAGCAATAAAACACActttatttgattaaaaaaactTGTATGTTCGTATTGGATTGTATGGATGGGAAGAAATAGCGAACAAAAGTGCGTAATTTTGTGCATATGTGAAGAAATAACAGCCTCCTGATTTTGATGTCTTTTGTGTGCACTCATGATGTTACTATATGTATAGAAGATTGAGGTCTTCTGTATAGAGTTATATCTTCCCTTCGATTCTATGCTTCTTTGTATATCTCTTGTATACCGGAGCTTTCGTATTACACTACATTTAAAGAAAACGCTTTTGCGTTTGTATTGGTGCAGTATAATTCGTGAATtgtgaggatcaacaacattttAGTAGAGACGTACGTAGGAAAAGGTAGGAACCATGTCGAAGGTGGTGGTGCATGAGGGATGGATGGTGAGGTACGGGAGGAGGAAGATAGGGAAATCGTTCCTTCATATGCGTTATTTTGTTCTCGAGACTCGTTTGTTGGCCTACTTCAAGACGAAGCCTCAGGGCAATGCTGTGAGTTTAATTTACTTGCATTtcaattttttgtttgtttgtgcaTGTTATTATATCTCTGAATTTGAATTTGAAGAAATTCCGTCATTCCAAGCATACAATATTCGGATAGAGTAATTTTAAAGCCCTTAAACCTGTGATGTTACTATGATTGTTAGACTCCAATCAAGACACTTCAAATTGATGGTAATTTTCGGGTGGAGGACCGAGGCTTGAAGACACATCATGGACAAGTGAGTTCTTCTTACTGTTGATATCAGCTATCTTATCAAGTAAATAGAAACTTTATTGAGAGAATTTGAAGTAATATCTTACATAAATGTTTTTCAATGTGCAACGAGATAAGCTTGATGAGTATTCATTTAACATTTTTTAGCTCTATTAAGAAACTGATGTTATGAACTCTTTACAATTTTCAGATGGTTTACGTCTTATCGGTTTACAACATGAAAGAGAAGTATGATCAAATCACGGTATGCGATCTTCTTTATTCATTCTTATCTGTTCTCTTGCCCCAAAATTTTTCTTAACCACCTTAACATGTATTCAGAAGTTTTCAGATGCATTCTTGTTATCTTGGAAACCTAGTCCTTTGTAGTCTTGAGACTTTTGTCCATAGAAGGGAATTTTAAACAAATTTGCATGGAGGTTTCCCCATCAAATCGATATAATTTACCTCGTATAAAGACAAGTGAAAGAAAAATAGATGTACGGTGTAAACGTTGACACTAGAGGCACTTTCTCATAGTTTCTGGAAGACTTTTAACTATGAAAGTGCAAATTTTCAACAAGTTCAAGTTTTCTTTTACATGTTAGTGGTTTGGATTTTACATATGAATTTCATTGGCTGGACCAATAATTAGTTGTCCTTTTGGGAGATTAGTACACACATTTGGATATATTCATTGTTTTGGCAAACATTTAGTGCATTGGTGAACTTAGTATCAAGTGAGAAAATTCCGATTGCTTGTTGCTTCCAGGCAAAGCACACTATATATATAGTGGATGTTGAATCGACTTAGTTTCTTTGTgcgtttacttctttatattttgaatcccaTTAATGAAAATCCTAGCGCCCCACTAGACTGTCACACTTGCTGCATGTTGGTTGGTTGATTGCTAGTTTGGTCTGGACTGCTTTTTGCTGCCTGCTCCGTGCTTCTGTTTTGTGAGAGAAAAGATTATTCATCTGAGTCACTATGTTCTTCCAGATGGCAGCTTTCAACATTCAGGAGGCACTAATTTGGAAAGAAAAAATCGAATCCGTGATTGACCAGGTTTTTTCCTGTGTTTGCAAATATTTCGTTATTATTCTCTTCTTCCCTCCTCGTGCCTAGTAACCAGTGGAGATAGTAACATGTTAACTGCTATGCAGCATCAAGAAGCACAAGGTGGTAATCGTAACAAATACAACGATTTCAAATCTGGGACGGAGAGCACTGGGAGGACTGCTTCAGATCAGGAAAGTCCGTAAGTATTTGCTTTTCCACTTGAACTATAAAAAAATTAGTGCATTGAACTTGCTCTCGGTTTGGTTCTCTGTCGTAATTCCATTTTTATCCATGATCTGTAACTCTTCCTTACTAGCCTCTGCAATACTTGGTGTGGTTTTTAAATTTATCTTTGTGGTTGCATAAAGGAAAGATTTGCAAGAGAGTAAAGTATGTTCTTCACCATCAAAGAGTAGAACGGCTTAATTCTACACATAGGGCCCCTTTGGACATgatttttttccccttttttcttttcaaaacagTGTTTGGTTATACATTGGACTTATTATTTGATTGTTTTTGACGATAGGCTTCAAGTTTGAAAATGTGGTTTTAACCAGTTTTTCAAGTGAATCTTTTTGCACTCACAAAACTCTATTTTTTTCGTGTTAACTGATGTctaaacacaacttcaactccCAAATACACCTTTTCAACTTATCTCAAATACtactttttttcaaatatcacATTGTTGTGTCCAAATGCCTATACGTTTCAAGTTTTTTCAAGTGAATTTTTTTCCACTCACAAAGTTTCTACCTTTTTACATGTTAACTGATGTCCAAACacaacaacttccaaataccCATTTTCAACTTTTTCTCAAATAGTTCAAATATCACATTGtttatgtccaaacgcctactaatatTGCTGGATGATATAGTGAAAATTACCTCAAGCATATCAAGTATGATGGACGATACACATTGGCTTTCATATAGTCTAAACAGTGCAGATGGTGGAAATTTTCATGATAGGTACAAGCATTTGACTTAGCCACTCCAGCTTTCACAAATGCGATGTTCTTTTTTTCCCAATTTGTAGGTTTAGTGCtgctgaagatgaagatgattcTCAACCGAACATGATGCGGGGATCCACAATTGGAACTGGTTGACAATTTACCTTGTGCTTATATGCTGTCTATACATGTTAAGACACGTTTCAAGATGTAATTATTGTATGTTTAGTGATAGGTCCTCCCGAGTCGGTGGTCGACTGGACAAAGGAATCAGAGTCGGATTTGGCAAACCCGAAGTATAGGCGCTTGCTTTACTGCCAAAACGGTCAGTCTAATTCACAatatttcttctttttgtttccTCTGTGGTAGCAACTGTTAGGATTTTAAGCTGTAGAATATGCAATTAGGAACATTTTCCTGGACTACTATTGACAATATTTCTCCACTAATGGGTTGCTGCAGGCCTTCGCATTTTTGAGGAGCTTCTCAATGTTGATTTACTAGTATGAGCTCATTCCTATACTTTTTTCTGCTATGTTGCTCGAACCCCCCAAGAATGTTGCTTCTCCCATgccggatcctccaaaaatacataGCGTTTTGAGAATCCGACACATACCCAACAGAACTTTGAAGAgtagtccgagcaacatagctatTCTGTTATAAGCTTAGCCTAATTTAGAGAAGTAGGTTGCTTCAAGGTATTCGCATGATGAGTTTTCTTGATCTTCTTGTAGCCAAAGGGTTGTAGTAGAGCTATGAAGGCAGTTGGCGTCGTGGAGGCTACTTGTGAAGAAATATTTGAGCTTGTGATGAGCATGGATGCAACACGTTTTGAGTAAGTTTTGTCCACCGTAGGCAGTGGTAGGGGCAGAATTTTCACCAAGGGGGGTTCGACatctatatatacaaaaaaaataatcttttatATACAGTATACAGTGTGATTCTCCCTTGCCCTTTCCACCCCTCTAGCTCCGACTCTAACCGTAGGCGCTTTACTTTTCCATCATAATACTTAATTGAACGAGAAACTTTGTTTTTTGGCGTAACAGGTGGGATTGTAGCTTCCAGTATGGTAGTTTGGTTGAGGAGGTAGATGGACACACAGCAATACTCTATCACAGACTTCAACTCGACTGGTTTCCGAGGTATATATTTCTTCCTAGTCATAGATTTTCTTTGCTGTAAATGCCTAAATGTTTATCTGAACTATATTATAGTTATCATTTGACTTTTGTTTTAGTTGGTTAAATAGCTCCATAAGCAAAATTTAGTTGAGATGTCATTGTATGCTGTGCAGGTTTATTTGGCCTCGTGATCTTTGTTATGTGCGATATTGGCGTCGAAATGATGATGGCAGTTACGGTAAGTATAACAATGGATTCGTGTTAATTCTTGTCAAATATTTTTTCTCTTTGTCTATCTAAAATTCTACTCGGTTTATCATATTATGGTTGCAGTTGTGTTATTTCGTTCTAGGGAGCATAAGAATTGTGGTCCGCTAGCTGGATATGTTCGAGCACATATTGAGAGTACGTAGCTTCTGTTTTCCTTTATGCCTTTACTGAATGCATTTTACATTCCACAAACCAATCAATCTTTTGCGTGGACAGGCGGTGGATTCAATATTTCACCCCTCAAACCGCGTAATGGGAGGCCAAGAACTCAAGTGCAGCAACTTATGCAGATAGATTTGAAAGGGTGGGGTGTGGGCTTCGTGCCGTCATTTCAGCAACATTGTCTGTTTCAGATGTTAAACAGCGTTGCAGGTACACTCTCTTCTTATGTTTAAGCTAAAGTCACGTTCCTCATAAACAATCGTCAAGCTTGTTATGTCGTACTTTTATGTTTGCATTGACTTCTCATCGAACGATCCATTTATTGTAACTACATGTTGTGACTTCAGAGGAAGCTTCTGCTTTGTTTTGTATGTGAAACAGTGGCTGTATTTAGTGGCTATTTGGTCCTGTTTTATTGTTAAAGTGACTAATAGCAAAGCAAGGAGGGAAAAGATATTAactgttgagaatataattaagtaaataaaagtgtgaTCTCTCTAACAGCTTAAGCTTCTAGTTGAGATGGTCACACAATTTATCATTGTATCAGAGCCAGGCCCGTTCCAATTTATTGTTTACCCGATGTTGGGCCCCTATCTTATATTGTTCACGCGCCAGTCCTGAGCATGAAGGGGTGTAGCGTCCCACATCGGCTGTGGGAAAGGAAATTCGACTCCTTGTATAGTCTTGGGCATTCTTCAAGATTAGCTTTCGGTATTAAGTTAAGCTCAAGATCCATTTCATATCAATAACTAAGTTAGTATGGTCACCTGTTTTTGTTTGATCTGGTAACGTTTTTGTTCCCCTTAGGGACTCGAATTCCCAACCTAATGCCTTCTTTCACGATGATTCATCAATCAAAACTCAATGTGGAACTAACGTTTAAACAATCCTATGGTAGGACTTCGCGAATACTTTTCTCAAACCGATGAGAGGGCAGCTGCTCCAAGAATTCCAGTTATGGTTAATATGACCTCACCGTCCATCTCTTCTAAGAAGAGCCAAAAACAGTCTCATCATCGTACTCCATCTTTAGACCAAATACGTGCTGCAAATAGAAATGCAGCATCAATGATGGACGAGTACTCTGACGAGGATGAAGATTTTCAAGGCACTGATCAAGAGGTATGAACTATATAACTTTTTCCTATTATATTATCATCATATCCTTCTGAGCATGTGCTTGGACTCCTCCTTGTAGGTATCATCACCCGGCCTTGAACACGAAACAATTAAAACTGGTATGTGTTGGACCATAGTTTTATTTGCTAGTGTGTACTTAAGTGTTTGTTATTGGTGTTTCACGATTTCTTTACTGAAAATCTTTTTCATACTCATGAAGCCCTTGAAGAAGAACCTCTGGAGCATATTGATTTGTCCACTTTTTCGGGTAATCTCCGACATGATGACAGTGATAATGGCCGTGACTGCTGGACAATATCTGATGGAAATAACTTCAGAGTTCGTGGAAAGAATTTTTGCAGTGACAAAACAAAGGTCCTTATCTCTTGTTTCTTCGATATGCCCTTGGTTTtaggctatgttgctcggactcttcaaaaatatcatcaagtgaatgtcggatcctccaaaattagtgcatttttggaggatccgacattgGTGCGGaagcatttttggagagtccaagCAACATTGGTTTTAGGTGGGTGGTCTATGTCATTTGGTCTGATATCACTTTGAAAATTGTCAATGAAGGTTTCAGCTGGTAAACCTCTCATGGATCTTGTCGCGGTCGACTGGTTCAAGGATACTAAACGAATGGATCATGTCGGTAGGCGCCCTGGTTGTGCGGCACAGGTAATAATACAGTTGATTAGTTTCAGGGGAATGtcatattactccctccgtcctgcTTTATGTGACGATGTTTGACTGAACACGAAATTTTAAGAAAGACCGatagacttttgaaacttgtagtctAAGATAAAGCATAAACAATTGTGTGGCTTTAAATTATCTCATTAACAGTAAAATGAGATAAActttttctaaatatagaaaatatCGTTCTTTTTGTGACAAACTGAAAAGGAAAGTGCCACGCAAAACGGGACAAAAGCAGCACTAGTTTCTGACTTGATAGGAGAGATAATTATAAGGTCTTATTTTCTAGTGATTAAATGGTGTCCATGTTTTCACTTGTCTTTATACATCTTTTTAGGTTGCTTCAGAAAAAGGACTATTTACTTTGGTTATAAATTTGCAAGTAAGTTTATTCTACCCCTGCTTTGAATTTCTTGATTAAAAAATGTTTCAAGTCCTAAAGGAAGAAATAAGTAGCTAACATTTTGTGCTCTGAAGGTACCTGGATCGACACACTACAGCATGATTTTCTATTTTGTCATGAAAAAGTTGATACCTGGTTCGCTCTTGCAACGGTTTGTTGATGGAGATGATGAGTTCCGGAATAGTAGAATGAAGCTAATCCCGTCCGTGCCAAAGGTAGCTTTTATTTCTTTAAACTATCTCAAAGAACACTTTCTTTTACAGTGTTAATTAGACAACAGTTATATTATGAACAAACACAAATGCACATCTCTatcatccgaacccccttcacCTAAAAATTACACAGTACATACAGAGTCAAAATTAttatttatgtgtatatagtaGATATTGAATCCCCTTAACTTTTCAGTGTGTTCACCTTTTTTCTATTTTTGAATCTCCTTAGTGAAAATCTTAGCTCAACCACTGGTGGTAACCATCTACTATATAGTCATCTGTCTTCCTTCAGTAACTCTCTGACTGTTTGCTTTTGTGTAGAATTTACCATTTGTCATGTATCATGCAGGGTTCGTGGATTGTGCGTCAGAGTGTTGGAAGTTCCCCCTGTTTACTAGGAAAGGCAGTCGATTGCAACTATATCCGCGGTCCCAAGTATTTGGAGGTGAAGACTGATATCCTTTTCCCTTTTGAGAAAAGCACATAGAAACACAATATGAACAACAACCACCATGCCTCAATCCCATGCAAGTTGGGGTCAGCTATATAAATCCTCATTGTCCATGTCGCtccatatatgtcacgacccaaccccgtgggccgtgacaagtgcccgaattgggcacccgaacacaatcacaaatccgggcggcaaacagatgacttatactgacacaaatatcaaacgctgccttagattatatcaaacacatccaggtatataacagaagccgacaaggcggtgtttcaaatttataagattttcaaagaaaatttcggcagagtttcctttgtttttcggactatccaaaataaccctgtacacagcaaattccaacaaaggccacacagggccaacagaacaacatatacatgtgcgagccgacaaggctgccattacgaatgggtacgccccaaacataagtcatagacataaaacgcatcaacaactacaaacagacccacaccgatgtccacagacctctaagagtaatgaccgtattatgtggcgggacagggccccgccatacccaaataaacacctacgaatacaacataagggagttataccacaagctagctccggaacaaaggagcagtccaaaatagccgaaatagtgtcctaagctggcggatctccgaaacgagcgtctgtacctgcgggcatgaacgcagccccccgaagaaagggggtcagtacggaatatgtactgagcatgtaaagcatgaaatgtagtaatagactcataaggagacaaagtatgtaggacccaatgcagcaatcagaaattcataaaacttgcctttggacatatttcatctgtatcattctcatatcaatatcgttatagagttttgtaatcaaagttgcaaaatcattctgtatataacatatataacgtgtcccggccctttaatgagggactcggtaattaaaatcatagcatcataaacataaacatagacgtgtcccggccctttaataagggactcggtaatagggaatatgccctcctggccaccatctccatatcatcatgtcatcatatcatcatatacatagatatataacgtgtcccggccctttagtgagggactcggtgattaatatagtaaatatgcgcacgagaacgtgtcctggcccgggactcagtgaaggatatagcggtaagcacgagcagaataaatagcaaccacatatatgcaattcatctttttgagACTCagtggataagcaactaaccagctctaaagtgtaaaaataatattcatattcagttcatctTAAGTCTcatacaaactattacaagaaacgtttcagatttcatgtacgtatatcgcttcaacatggtatagcttgtgaaagtcaagtatgtctctagttgtgcaattctttaagagtaggaacttctatacatcattcattagtcaatcatatagtaggcttgtgacaatagcattaaggaaatatagaatcataagtcatgcatggaactagagaatagaatttaccccaaggttcatatcgtttcatacttacgtctaggacatgccaaaagaaagaaggaataggctttacataccttttgcgtttagttgtattctaacttgtacttgctgcccaaaaacacttatcctatatcaagatgtgaagaactacaattagtctacaagggcattcaacacgtattgtgacattcacaactcctttctaacaattaaacgacgtttcgttcgcatttaacccaactagcgttacaagctaacatggctagtcgttctttcatatattgatcaaaacttgtttaagcatgacttagggaacttgggcagtccctacaccacccaaaacagtctcatacacagggcaacccaacacacacatcatttccattcttacttagcaattttccaatttttaacttgcaacaacacaacacttttcatgactttaccttcatgaaatcttggaactgttttagcatcatcttcactcttacaacagcccacaatcagttcagttttaacttgaatcatggcattttacattcactacacgtttgcaacaaaaaccaacattcaacacacacaatttcacttctaatccctaaaactgtccacggtttttggactgcccttacccctcaacataattcgtttcttgaacaccttaatttacatattaaacatgcatacaatacactacaatgtccacaacaacaacaatcaaattatagcccaaaacagtccatgaattcgtccaaaacagccccctacccggtttcatcacaactactccaacttcatgattttcattcgtttatccaactacaatgcattcaattcatttccaatacatgttcaacaagattaagcatgacttcatcagaatcttcaacacatgattcattttaatttcgagcaaaaacagtccaatagccaacatgcaacatcacaaccaaactcccacaatctttgttcatttacatatgttgatacatattcaattcactaacaatacatgcacaattaaatcagtcataaactcacctctcacacggctcactctctacttcaactataACCaccatccaacaacaacatgtatGAACTATacatcatcatgcaacacaagaaacaacaaacattcttacctttcaatcttgtgcttcccTTGAAcgaattttcaactctatttgggtgcttcactttcttgtttctcttaaacaactaacacaccttcttatacactagatgaggagtaaattaGATGGAGAAGACTGAAATTTTGGAGCAAATTTttggacctcactctcggctagttcttggccgagagctcccttctctctctaagtgttcttagtttgtaagtgttgaaatgaacTTGTGAGTTGATTGTGAATCAGATTTTTCACATTATGTATTCCCCCCATGTTTTGGCCATGTGTaccacactaacttgggtcaagaatctttgaccatttcattattctacacggccaaacatggctttaaAATAATGGGCAGATTTTTGTTCACTTTGTGGGATTGGGAAGTGAGTTGTGGCATGCAACTTTGGTAAACAAAATAGACCATTTTTCTGCCCAATATTGTCTTGAACGTTTCCCCCATTAAAGTatggcaaaaatctgattttgtcatgtggtagtggggcccacacggccactagtgcaaaatttgtatacatttaagtcttaatccccacttaataatccaacttgcatcgtccatatctccttatcccgatattatttggacgagcggtttgttgcgttgtaaactagactcgatgaacttaattttagccttttgaaacaccttaaaactcattATATACTAgaagatatgcctcctacaatataggctaaaatcgggtccgagatttttctgaggttgttccgattcatttcgtttaacttctagtCCTCtcccaacctcatgtaacctcttatacatatgtatacacacttatatacatccataaaaatccatatacgcatctcgaagggtccggagaatcacaataaccttaaacataactagagaactcacaaagcttcgacgaaactccaatcgcaaaagtatattcatatcttttgtccatcctctatatcGTTACTAATAATATCAAATActtttaaaaggtcactcgcattacctcatatacatactcatagcgtgatttcaaatcctttaggtaaccgtgtcaccttgggatacttaagaaaaccatatatataacgatattcttactaactcgattaactttccttgaaccttcttaactcattctttcttattttaatatagtagcacggattattatggagtgtaacattcttccccccttaggaacattcgtcctcgaatgttacattagtgttgtataagcatacttaaccttttacccttcctAGTAAATCTTATCCTTCACTACCTCAcagcctgtcttaccaatacattcacatccgtcacaattcattttcctccgtactctcatcttaatcatactactactccttttactATAagctcgtcataatttatccctatatatatatatatttttttttttttttttttttttttttttttttttttttttttttttttttttttttttttttttttacaacaaaGGGTGAATATATGACAGTGTGGatcctgggtctatcaatgcatatacatctcgggagaaaatcgatagtatacctgtgaccacatttggcgacgcctcctgatcctgtctgctagctaaagcatataagcggtttgaaggaccgccagaactggaagcccctccacggcctctgccacggcctgctggtatcGGAATACCTTGTCCCATAGGACGCAtggcaactgaagaagaagaaccagcaactgatcccgtaggctgagctgcaccacctgcaccacccccaaatcgacactccctcatagtatggccttgacgtccgcaagagaaacaagcaccagtaatgcggCGGCATTCCCCCAgatggcgcctgccacatcgagggcactgtggtatagatggcctcgcctggcctgaatccctgtgcatctggaaacctgaagtcatggagctttgaccagcttccgaataccctgtgctatcaaacctcctaccagtgaaTCGTGGAGGTTCACTCTGTGCCGGCTGAGAAGGGTAGCTATTATGCTGCTGTTGGGGTTGCCCGCCCCGAAACTCACCaaaatacccagctgacctggcccgcttgggcggtctcctatcacgatctctgcccgactgatccCTACCAGCATAATCGGCCCTgtatcggtcctccataccctgggcatgggcctgtaaccgggcgatatccatatctgtctgtgacGCCATCGCCATGCAACcgtcaatcaagtagcggtccaatcctatcacataccggtgcatacggtcagccatatccgctactatagcaggggcatatcgagccaaagaatcaaactccaggttatactcgcgaacactccggccGTTCTGCCGCAACTGTAAAAATTTAtcaacccgtgcccgccgtaactccgggggcagaaagtggcggagaaaagcagtcacaaactcatcccaagtagctggggaagccctctcacctctggacagctcccaagactcataccaattggcagcaacatctcgtaatctgtgcgaggctaactcaacggactcggtctctgaagccctgaccaaatccaaTGAGCGCCGCActccccgaatgaagtcgtgggggtcctcctcgggcttagacccgaaaaactctgggggacggcatgtcagaaaatcacgaaccctcaggctatcacgcctgtcatcatcatcataatctctctgcccgcgtctgcgaacctgtcccgctaccaaagtagtcaataactgtacagcctccctcaatgtcctatcctccgcccctggctgaggagctggaggctcgggcgctggagcttCTGGAGTCAATGGTGAAGCCGTCCCTTGATCCCTAATGGCAGCGGCtggtgctccagactcctctgatgatgatgaCGTAGCAGAGTCTGTTGGCCGGGGCGCAATATCACGCAttatctgagcaagggtccgagtaccctttcgagcccggctagtctctcctaccaccgcctttttcttctgggcagccgttgcctttttcggaggcatcactgaaagaaaaacacaacaactgatcagaacagagtcatcctaatagcacagctctatcgcacgatctaagattt includes these proteins:
- the LOC132609664 gene encoding protein ENHANCED DISEASE RESISTANCE 2-like, with the protein product MSKVVVHEGWMVRYGRRKIGKSFLHMRYFVLETRLLAYFKTKPQGNATPIKTLQIDGNFRVEDRGLKTHHGQMVYVLSVYNMKEKYDQITMAAFNIQEALIWKEKIESVIDQHQEAQGGNRNKYNDFKSGTESTGRTASDQESPFSAAEDEDDSQPNMMRGSTIGTVIGPPESVVDWTKESESDLANPKYRRLLYCQNGLRIFEELLNVDLLPKGCSRAMKAVGVVEATCEEIFELVMSMDATRFEWDCSFQYGSLVEEVDGHTAILYHRLQLDWFPRFIWPRDLCYVRYWRRNDDGSYVVLFRSREHKNCGPLAGYVRAHIESGGFNISPLKPRNGRPRTQVQQLMQIDLKGWGVGFVPSFQQHCLFQMLNSVAGLREYFSQTDERAAAPRIPVMVNMTSPSISSKKSQKQSHHRTPSLDQIRAANRNAASMMDEYSDEDEDFQGTDQEVSSPGLEHETIKTALEEEPLEHIDLSTFSGNLRHDDSDNGRDCWTISDGNNFRVRGKNFCSDKTKVSAGKPLMDLVAVDWFKDTKRMDHVGRRPGCAAQVASEKGLFTLVINLQVPGSTHYSMIFYFVMKKLIPGSLLQRFVDGDDEFRNSRMKLIPSVPKGSWIVRQSVGSSPCLLGKAVDCNYIRGPKYLEIDVDVGSSTVANGVMGLVIGVITSLVVDMAFVVQGNTPDELPEPLIGAARICHIELSSAVVPKLEPDASTE
- the LOC132609665 gene encoding uncharacterized protein LOC132609665 isoform X2, which gives rise to MPPKKATAAQKKKAVVGETSRARKGTRTLAQIMRDIAPRPTDSATSSSSEESGAPAAAIRDQGTASPLTPEAPAPEPPAPQPGAEDRTLREAVQLLTTLVAGQVRRRGQRDYDDDDRRDSLRVRDFLTCRPPEFFGSKPEEDPHDFIRGVRRSLDLVRASETESVELASHRLRDVAANWYESWELSRGERASPATWDEFVTAFLRHFLPPELRRARVDKFLQLRQNGRSVREYNLEFDSLARYAPAIVADMADRMHRYVIGLDRYLIDGCMAMASQTDMDIARLQAHAQGMEDRYRADYAGRDQSGRDRDRRPPKRARSAGYFGEFRGGQPQQQHNSYPSQPAQSEPPRFTGRRFDSTGYSEAGQSSMTSGFQMHRDSGQARPSIPQCPRCGRRHLGECRRITGACFSCGRQGHTMRECRFGGGAGGAAQPTGSVAGSSSSVAMRPMGQGIPIPAGRGRGRGGASSSGGPSNRLYALASRQDQEASPNVVTGTDARFGDPPA
- the LOC132609665 gene encoding uncharacterized protein LOC132609665 isoform X1 → MPPKKATAAQKKKAVVGETSRARKGTRTLAQIMRDIAPRPTDSATSSSSEESGAPAAAIRDQGTASPLTPEAPAPEPPAPQPGAEDRTLREAVQLLTTLVAGQVRRRGQRDYDDDDRRDSLRVRDFLTCRPPEFFGSKPEEDPHDFIRGVRRSLDLVRASETESVELASHRLRDVAANWYESWELSRGERASPATWDEFVTAFLRHFLPPELRRARVDKFLQLRQNGRSVREYNLEFDSLARYAPAIVADMADRMHRYVIGLDRYLIDGCMAMASQTDMDIARLQAHAQGMEDRYRADYAGRDQSGRDRDRRPPKRARSAGYFGEFRGGQPQQQHNSYPSQPAQSEPPRFTGRRFDSTGYSEAGQSSMTSGFQMHRDSGQARPSIPQCPRCGRRHLGECRRITGACFSCGRQGHTMRECRFGGGAGGAAQPTGSVAGSSSSVAMRPMGQGIPIPAGRGRGRGGASSSGGPSNRLYALASRQDQEASPNVVTGILSIFSRDVYALIDPGSTLSYIHPLL